The following DNA comes from Methanobrevibacter millerae.
AAGGTATTAATTTTTCCGGAAACTGATAAGGACCGTAATTGTTGGAACATCTCGTGATGTTAACCGGCAAATCAAAAGTCTCAAAGTAAGCCCTAGTAATTAAGTCTCCTCCGGCTTTGGAAGCTGAATAAGGACTGTTAGGCTGTAGTGGAGTGGTTTCTGAGAAATAACCAGTTTCTCCTAAAGTGCCGTAAACCTCATCGGTTGAAATCTGAATATATTTTTCAACTCCAAACTCCTTGGCTGCATTTAACAATACCTGAGTTCCCAAAACATTGGACTTAATAAAGATTTCCGGATCAGTTATGCTTCTGTCGACATGGCTTTCAGCAGCAAAGTTAATGACATAATCCACTTTTGAGACGATATCGTCAACCAATTCTTTGTCACGAATATCTCCCTTAATGAAAGTATAATTATCCATGTCTTCGATGTCTTTCAGGTTTTCAAGGTTTCCGCAATAAGTTAAAGCATCCAAGTTGATAATTTCATAATCGGAATACTTGTCCAGCATGTATTTGACGAAATTGCTTCCTATGAAGCCTGCTCCACCAGTAACTAAAATCTTGCTCATTATTTTCTCCACCTTTTAGTATTTAATTTGTGATTCGGCTAGAGTTGGCCATTCTTTATCCTTATCGGAAAATATCAATTCGTCAATGTCATCGATTGGCCATTCTATTCCAATGTCGGGATCGTTCCAGATGACTCCGCCTTCATCTTCGCCGTGATAAAATTCTGTGCATTTATAAACGAACTCAGCCTCATCGGATAATACGACAAAACCGTGAGCAAAGCAAGGAGGAATAAAGAGCTGTTTTTTGTTTTCTTCAGATAAAACTGCTCCAAACCATTCACCATATGTAGGAGAATCCGCTCTTAAATCAACGCCAACATCAAAGACTTCTCCCCTAATCACACGGACAAGTTTGCCTTGAGGATACTTCAGCTGCAAATGCAAACCTCTAAGTACCCCTTTTGTTGACATTGACTGATTGTCCTGAACAAAAGTCAAATCATAACCGGCTTGTTTGAAATCGTTTTCATTATAAGTTTCCATGAAAAAACCCCTGTTGTCACCAAAAACGGCAGGTTCTACTAAAAACATGCCTTCAATAGGAGTTTCTGTGAATTTAAATTGACCCATAAATATCTAATCCTCCTTAACCAAATTGAATAAATATTGACCATAATCAGTCTTTTTAAGCTCTTCAGCAGTCTTTAAAAGCTGTTCATCATCAATATAACCTTTATTATATGCGATTTCCTCTAAACATGCGATGTATAGGCTTTGCCTTTTTTGAACTGTTTCAATGAAGTTGGCTGCTTCCAGAAGCCCCGCATGAGTTCCTGTATCAAGCCATGCCATTCCACGACCCAATAGCTCTACTTTAAGCTTTCCACGATTTAAATACTCTTCGTTAACGGAAGTGATTTCAACTTCACCCCTATCGGAAGGCTCTACGTTTTTAGCTATTTCAATTACATCATTGTCATAGAAATACAATCCCGGTACGATATAATTGGATTTAGGATGCTCCGGCTTTTCTTCAACAGATAAAACATTCCATTCATCATCAAACTCAACAACACCAAAAGCCTCAGGGTTTTTAGTGTAATATCCGAAAATTACTGCTCCCTCTTCCAGGCCTGTAGCCCTTTCCAAAATTTCCGTAAACCGATGTCCATGGAAAATATTGTCTCCTAAAATCAATGCAACGTTATCATCACCGATAAAGTCTTCACCAACAATAAAAGCTTCCGCAAGACCGTTAGGATGTTCCTGAACGGCATACTCAAACTTAATGCCCAAAGAAGAGCCGTCACCCAAGAGATCTTTATACATAGGCAAATCCCTAGGAGTGGAAATAATCAAAATCTCCTTAATTCCCGCAAGCATCAATACAGAAATAGGATAATAAATCATAGGCTTATCATATAACGGCAACAACTGCTTAGAAACCGCCTTAGTAATAGGATACAAACGAGTTCCAGAACCACCAGCAAGTACTATACCTTTCATAATTAATCACATATAAATTTCTTATGAATAATTTTTTGTTAGTTATAATTAATTAAAATAACTATTAACTTAAAAAAAATCTATGAAATTTAAAAAAATGATTAATTTAAGAAATAAAAAAAGTTTGAAAAATAGGAATTATTGAAGTTCCAAACCGCTCAATTGCTCTTCTGATGCCTTTTTAGCGGCTTCAATGTAAGCATCACAGACATAGTCAACGTCTCCGTCCATGACTACCTTACCTTCGTCCAGCCATATCGCACGGGTACACAATTCACGTATATTATCTGTTGCGTGGGATACGAGCAATACGGTTACGCCTGATCCCATCATTGACTTGAGCTTGTCACCACTTTTTTTCTGGAATTTTACGTCTCCAACGGACAATACCTCATCCAGAATCAGTACGTCAGGTTCGACTATCGTTGCAACTGAAAATCCTAGCTTTGCAACCATACCTGAGGAGTAATTCTTAATAGGGATTTCAATGAAGTCTCCAAGCTCTGAGAATTCAAGTATCTCATCGTATTTGCTTTCCAGAAATTCCCTTGAATAGCCCAGAATGGCTCCGTTTAAAAATACGTTTTCCCTTCCACTGTAATTGTGGTCGAAACCTGCTCCAAGTTCAAGCAATGGTGCAACGGTACCGTAAGTTTGTATTTCACCTTTGGTAGGTTTTAAAACACCGGATAAAATCTTCAATATCGTACTTTTTCCCGCGCCGTTGAAACCTATAATGCCGACCCTTTCACCTTTATTTACGGAAAATGAAACATCATCGAGAGCCCTGAATTTGTTTTTAGGTTTCAATTCTCTTTTAACCCATTTGATACAGTATTCCTTAAGGTTATCCACCTTTTCTTGAGGCTTTTTGAATTCCATTGATACGTGGCTGACGTCAATTACAACATCCTGACTCATCAGCTGATATTCCTCATTATCTCCCAATTCTGAACCCCATACATTGGTGGTTTCGTCAAATAGGTTTGGAGGGCTTTCAAAGTCCTTGTCATGAACCTCAACATAGAAATTACGGGTGACTCCGAAGTTTTCATTGTATCCGGACAATGTCCAGGTACCTTCGCTTACGCATTTAAGGACTAATCTGATGGCTGCTGAACCTTTTCCTCTAACGGAAGGATGCCATATCAATGTTTCCTCATCGAACTCGTCTTCATAGAGCTCCTCATCAATGTCATCGTCAGTTAATTTGTTGATTTTAGAAGCTTTAAAGTAATATCTAACAATTTCAAAGCCTTCGGGAATATTGACCTTCACTTCCTGGCGTTCGGTTGAAACACCGTTGACGTTCCTGAAGTAAAGGGAATATCTGAATTCGTCTCCAACGGCCAATTGAATAGGTTCCTCTTCAGTTGGGAAATATGTATTGGTTTCACCGGAAGACAATATGTATCTTTTAATGTCAAAAACAAGCCTTATACGGACAAAATCAAAGAACAAAAGTCCAGCATCATTATTCAGGTTTTCAGGGAAGTCAAATTTTATTTTGAAGTTATCTCCCTTTACGTCCTTTCCTTCAATGTCCTCAAGAGGTATTACTACGCTGCGGTCGGCCGGATAAATGTCCGCATTAATGAATGAATGCATCTCAAATTCCTCATCTCCAATCATGAGCGTAATTAATGGAGGCTCGATTTCAATAGGCTTCTGAGAGGATTCCTTGTGAAAATCATGTTCAACGACGACCTCGGAAACTCTAGCGTCGTCGGGAATATTAAAATTAAAGTCACTGATTAATATTTCTGC
Coding sequences within:
- the rfbA gene encoding glucose-1-phosphate thymidylyltransferase RfbA, with product MKGIVLAGGSGTRLYPITKAVSKQLLPLYDKPMIYYPISVLMLAGIKEILIISTPRDLPMYKDLLGDGSSLGIKFEYAVQEHPNGLAEAFIVGEDFIGDDNVALILGDNIFHGHRFTEILERATGLEEGAVIFGYYTKNPEAFGVVEFDDEWNVLSVEEKPEHPKSNYIVPGLYFYDNDVIEIAKNVEPSDRGEVEITSVNEEYLNRGKLKVELLGRGMAWLDTGTHAGLLEAANFIETVQKRQSLYIACLEEIAYNKGYIDDEQLLKTAEELKKTDYGQYLFNLVKED
- the rfbC gene encoding dTDP-4-dehydrorhamnose 3,5-epimerase; its protein translation is MGQFKFTETPIEGMFLVEPAVFGDNRGFFMETYNENDFKQAGYDLTFVQDNQSMSTKGVLRGLHLQLKYPQGKLVRVIRGEVFDVGVDLRADSPTYGEWFGAVLSEENKKQLFIPPCFAHGFVVLSDEAEFVYKCTEFYHGEDEGGVIWNDPDIGIEWPIDDIDELIFSDKDKEWPTLAESQIKY
- the rfbB gene encoding dTDP-glucose 4,6-dehydratase, with protein sequence MSKILVTGGAGFIGSNFVKYMLDKYSDYEIINLDALTYCGNLENLKDIEDMDNYTFIKGDIRDKELVDDIVSKVDYVINFAAESHVDRSITDPEIFIKSNVLGTQVLLNAAKEFGVEKYIQISTDEVYGTLGETGYFSETTPLQPNSPYSASKAGGDLITRAYFETFDLPVNITRCSNNYGPYQFPEKLIPLMISNALEDKKLPIYGDGKNIRDWLHVYDHCQAIDLVLHEGKLGEVYNIGGHNERQNIQIVKLILEALGKDESLIEFVADRLGHDRRYAIDADKIRNELGWEPKYTFETGIKETIQWYLDNQDWMDQVKSGEYQQYYEKMYSNR
- a CDS encoding ABC transporter ATP-binding protein — translated: MTIQLRYPKKVTQKEDSKKSVWKDLDNIMLDDWDDVASTCVSPGQEPAEILISDFNFNIPDDARVSEVVVEHDFHKESSQKPIEIEPPLITLMIGDEEFEMHSFINADIYPADRSVVIPLEDIEGKDVKGDNFKIKFDFPENLNNDAGLLFFDFVRIRLVFDIKRYILSSGETNTYFPTEEEPIQLAVGDEFRYSLYFRNVNGVSTERQEVKVNIPEGFEIVRYYFKASKINKLTDDDIDEELYEDEFDEETLIWHPSVRGKGSAAIRLVLKCVSEGTWTLSGYNENFGVTRNFYVEVHDKDFESPPNLFDETTNVWGSELGDNEEYQLMSQDVVIDVSHVSMEFKKPQEKVDNLKEYCIKWVKRELKPKNKFRALDDVSFSVNKGERVGIIGFNGAGKSTILKILSGVLKPTKGEIQTYGTVAPLLELGAGFDHNYSGRENVFLNGAILGYSREFLESKYDEILEFSELGDFIEIPIKNYSSGMVAKLGFSVATIVEPDVLILDEVLSVGDVKFQKKSGDKLKSMMGSGVTVLLVSHATDNIRELCTRAIWLDEGKVVMDGDVDYVCDAYIEAAKKASEEQLSGLELQ